From a region of the Deltaproteobacteria bacterium genome:
- a CDS encoding RES family NAD+ phosphorylase has protein sequence MGRPADPNEAREWLQLLGAIAPRPFSGTAYRFIGSRFLSSPLSGAGSLHYGGRLNPAGAFEVLYTALAADTALAEREGILLTANGIKLARTIRTAVLLRIDCQLSSILDLTDEQLRCQLRITSADLLGPWLPWSAADPDDRGERAAPSQRLGAAVYASRRFEAIMTPSAKDPGGRCLAVFPDHLQAGSRITIDDPAGIIAGALGIAPARRQG, from the coding sequence GTGGGCAGACCAGCTGACCCGAACGAAGCGCGGGAGTGGCTCCAACTCCTAGGGGCCATCGCGCCGCGCCCGTTTTCAGGCACGGCCTACCGCTTTATCGGCTCGCGCTTTCTCAGCTCGCCGCTGTCCGGCGCGGGCTCCTTGCATTACGGCGGCCGCTTAAATCCTGCCGGCGCTTTCGAGGTGCTGTACACCGCGCTGGCTGCGGACACGGCGCTGGCCGAGCGCGAAGGCATCCTGCTGACCGCCAACGGGATCAAACTCGCGCGCACAATTCGCACGGCGGTATTGCTACGAATCGATTGCCAGCTCAGTAGCATCTTGGACCTCACGGACGAGCAACTGCGCTGCCAGCTCCGCATCACATCCGCAGATTTGCTCGGACCATGGCTGCCGTGGAGCGCCGCTGATCCTGATGATCGAGGCGAGCGCGCGGCCCCCAGTCAACGGCTGGGCGCTGCCGTCTATGCCAGCCGACGCTTCGAGGCGATCATGACACCGTCGGCGAAAGACCCCGGCGGGCGTTGCCTGGCCGTCTTTCCGGACCATCTGCAAGCCGGTTCGCGCATCACGATCGACGATCCCGCGGGCATCATCGCCGGCGCGCTCGGCATCGCCCCCGCGCGCCGGCAGGGATAA